From the genome of Acipenser ruthenus chromosome 14, fAciRut3.2 maternal haplotype, whole genome shotgun sequence, one region includes:
- the LOC117419998 gene encoding actin-related protein 6-like — protein sequence MATLVLDNGAYTAKIGYSHEKVSVIPNCQFRSKTARLKTFTANQIDEVKDPSGLFYILPFQKGYLVNWDVQRKVWDQLFGREMYKVDFADTSIVITEPYFNFTSIQESMNEILFEEYQFQAALRINAGSLSAHKYFQDNSSELCCIVVDSGYSFTHIVPYCRGKKMKDGICRINVGGKLLTNHLKEIISYRQLHVMDETHVINQVKEDVCYVSQDFYKDMEIAKLKGEDNTVMRDYVLPDFSTIKKGFCKPREEMNFSGKYKTGEQILRLSNERFAVPETVFHPSDIGIQEMGIPEAIVNSVQNLPDEMQPHFFKNIVLTGGNTLFPGFRDRVFKDVRSLTPTDYEVSVVQPKNPVSYSWEGGKLLSDNPDFDEMVVTREDYEENGHCICEEKFDI from the exons ATGGCCACTTTAGTTCTTGACAACGGAGCTTATACAGCTAAAATAGGATACAGCCACGAAAAAGTCAG tgtaATACCCAATTGCCAGTTTCGGTCAAAAACAGCAAGACTGAAAACATTTACTGCCAATCAGATTGATGAAGTTAAGGATCCGTCTGGACTGTTTTACATTCTTCCGTTTCAAAAA GGCTATTTAGTAAACTGGGATGTCCAGAGAAAAGTGTGGGATCAACTATTTGGAAGGGAAATGTACAAG GTTGATTTTGCAGACACCAGTATAGTGATCACAGAGCCATACTTTAACTTCACTTCAATTCAAGAGTCCATGAATGAAATATTGTTTGAAGAATATCAGTTTCAAGCTGCTCTTAGAATTAATG CTGGATCCTTAAGTGCTCACAAATACTTCCAAGACAACAGTTCAGAGCTGTGCTGCATTGTTGTGGATAGCGGATACTCCTTTACACACATAGTGCCATACTGCCGGGGTAAAAAAATGAAAGATGGCATATGCAG gaTTAATGTTGGCGGAAAGCTCCTGACCAATCATTTAAAAGAAATCATTTCATACAG GCAACTCCATGTTATGGACGAGACTCATGTTATTAATCAAGTTAAAGAAGATGTATGCTATGTGTCTCAAGACTTCTACAAGGACATGGAAATAGCTAA GTTAAAAGGAGAAGACAACACTGTGATGAGAGATTATGTGCTCCCAGATTTCAGCACAATCAAAAAGGGCTTTTGCAAG CCTCGGGAAGAGATGAATTTTAGCGGAAAATATAAAACCGGGGAGCAGATTCTCCGTCTCAGCAATGAGAGGTTTGCTGTTCCTGAAACAGTCTTCCACCCCTCTGATATTGGAATTCAGGAGATGGGCATTCCAGAAGCTATTGTCAACTCTGTGCAAAACCTGCCTGATG aaatgcagccccaCTTCTTTAAAAACATTGTGCTCACAGGAGGCAATACCCTCTTTCCTGGGTTCAGAGACCGAGTTTTCAAAGACGTCAGATCCCTCACGCCAACGGATTACGAGGTGTCAGTAGTGCAGCCTAAAAA TCCTGTCTCTTACTCCTGGGAAGGTGGGAAACTGCTATCTGATAATCCGGACTTTGATGAGATGGTTGTTACTAGAGAAGATTATGAAGAAAATGGACACTGTATATGTGAAGAGAAATTTGATATTTAA